One region of Microbacterium sufflavum genomic DNA includes:
- a CDS encoding recombinase family protein: MSETIEPTTAASVDEALTSPLHLPHAAAECPKCFTELQANRNFWLARPDGSRLVGLVVSRDDMPSVVEQRADLTRFGVPIEGFRHPAPDILESWSDRIARLIGTLHAGDVLVVATIAALGRDSEEGARTVAELRRHGIIVKVLNHNARHLADAAAALR, encoded by the coding sequence ATGAGCGAGACGATCGAACCCACGACGGCGGCATCCGTCGACGAGGCCCTGACGAGCCCGCTGCATCTGCCGCACGCGGCCGCCGAGTGCCCCAAGTGCTTCACCGAGCTGCAGGCGAACCGCAACTTCTGGCTCGCCCGGCCCGATGGCTCCCGCCTGGTCGGCCTCGTCGTCTCCCGCGACGACATGCCCTCGGTCGTGGAGCAGCGCGCCGACCTCACCCGCTTCGGCGTGCCCATCGAGGGCTTCCGCCATCCGGCCCCGGACATCCTGGAGAGCTGGAGCGACCGGATCGCCCGTCTCATCGGCACCCTGCACGCCGGTGACGTGCTGGTCGTCGCGACGATCGCCGCGCTCGGCCGCGACAGCGAGGAGGGCGCCCGCACGGTCGCCGAGCTGCGTCGCCACGGCATCATCGTGAAGGTGCTCAACCACAACGCCCGGCATCTGGCCGACGCGGCCGCGGCCCTCCGCTGA
- a CDS encoding malate dehydrogenase: MTTTITITGAGGQIGYALLFRIAAGDLLGPDERVRLRLLEIPQGLGAAEGAALELQDGAFDLLEHVEVTDDAAVGFDGCDLALLVGARPRGPGMERGDLLAANGGIFGPQGAAIAANASPDVRVTVVGNPANTNALIAAAAADGVPAERFTALTRLDENRARAQLAQTLGTPVRTVRRVPIWGNHSATQFPDVSHATVGGEPVQEALAQIVGDVPTWLEQTFIPRVAKRGAEIIEVRGSSSVASAASATIDHVRDWVRGTDDWTSAAVVSHGEYGVPEGLVSSFPVRSVDGEWRIVEGLELSDWARRRIDASVAELQEEREAVRALGLL; the protein is encoded by the coding sequence ATGACCACGACGATCACCATCACGGGCGCGGGCGGACAGATCGGCTACGCGCTGCTGTTCCGCATCGCGGCGGGCGACCTCCTGGGTCCCGACGAGCGGGTGCGGCTGCGGCTCCTCGAGATCCCGCAGGGCCTCGGCGCTGCGGAGGGAGCCGCCCTCGAACTGCAGGACGGCGCGTTCGACCTGCTCGAGCACGTGGAGGTGACGGACGACGCGGCGGTCGGGTTCGACGGCTGCGACCTCGCGCTGCTCGTCGGCGCGCGCCCCCGCGGCCCCGGCATGGAGCGCGGCGACCTGCTGGCGGCGAACGGCGGCATCTTCGGCCCGCAGGGAGCGGCCATCGCCGCGAACGCCTCGCCGGACGTGCGGGTCACGGTGGTGGGCAACCCCGCCAACACCAACGCGCTGATCGCCGCGGCGGCCGCGGACGGGGTGCCGGCCGAACGCTTCACGGCGCTCACCCGGCTCGACGAGAACCGGGCGAGGGCGCAGCTCGCACAGACCCTCGGCACGCCCGTGCGCACGGTCCGGCGCGTGCCGATCTGGGGCAACCACTCGGCCACGCAGTTCCCCGACGTGTCGCACGCGACGGTCGGCGGGGAGCCGGTGCAGGAGGCGCTGGCGCAGATCGTCGGGGACGTGCCGACCTGGCTGGAGCAGACGTTCATCCCGCGGGTCGCGAAGCGCGGTGCGGAGATCATCGAGGTGCGCGGCTCCTCCTCCGTGGCCTCCGCGGCGAGCGCGACCATCGACCACGTGCGCGACTGGGTGCGCGGCACCGACGACTGGACCTCCGCCGCGGTGGTGTCGCACGGCGAGTACGGCGTGCCGGAGGGGCTCGTGTCGTCGTTCCCCGTGCGATCGGTCGACGGCGAGTGGCGGATCGTCGAGGGTCTGGAGCTGAGCGACTGGGCGCGGCGCCGGATCGACGCCTCGGTCGCCGAGCTGCAGGAGGAGCGCGAGGCGGTGCGGGCGCTCGGGCTGCTCTGA
- the ypfJ gene encoding KPN_02809 family neutral zinc metallopeptidase: MTFNPDADLSGNTTRRRGRTAAIAGGTGIGVLGLLALIAGPLLGIDLSGLVGGGAPSGGGGPAEGSVIENCDTGADANADVDCRMAGSQLALDAFWEDHVEGYRAPQLIVVDGSTPTACGTASNAVGPFFCPGDETVYIDPTFFQLMQQQFGATAGNLAQLYIVGHEWGHHIQYITGVMDQYPNNGTGPGSNGVRTELQADCYAGAWIGQMSKSTDPNGVPYLQPSTEEQRVDALNAAFAVGDDHIQEQSGFVNPESWTHGSSEQRQRWFAEGYANGLEACGQVFTLPADQLDP, encoded by the coding sequence ATGACGTTCAATCCCGATGCCGACCTCTCCGGCAACACCACGCGCCGTCGCGGACGCACGGCTGCGATCGCCGGTGGCACCGGTATCGGCGTCCTCGGCCTGCTCGCCCTCATCGCCGGTCCGCTGCTGGGGATCGACCTGTCCGGACTCGTCGGCGGAGGGGCACCGAGCGGCGGCGGCGGTCCCGCCGAGGGGTCGGTGATCGAGAACTGCGACACGGGGGCCGACGCCAACGCCGACGTCGACTGCCGCATGGCCGGATCGCAGCTCGCGCTCGATGCGTTCTGGGAGGACCACGTCGAGGGGTACCGTGCCCCGCAGCTCATCGTCGTCGACGGCTCGACCCCCACGGCCTGCGGCACCGCGTCGAACGCCGTCGGTCCGTTCTTCTGCCCGGGCGACGAGACGGTCTACATCGACCCCACGTTCTTCCAGCTCATGCAGCAGCAGTTCGGGGCGACCGCCGGCAACCTCGCGCAGCTCTACATCGTCGGCCACGAGTGGGGCCACCACATCCAGTACATCACCGGGGTCATGGACCAGTACCCGAACAACGGCACGGGTCCCGGCAGCAACGGGGTGCGCACCGAGCTGCAGGCCGACTGCTACGCGGGGGCGTGGATCGGACAGATGTCGAAGAGCACGGATCCCAACGGGGTGCCGTACCTGCAGCCGTCGACCGAGGAGCAGCGCGTCGACGCGCTCAACGCGGCGTTCGCGGTCGGTGACGACCACATCCAGGAGCAGTCCGGCTTCGTGAACCCGGAGAGCTGGACGCACGGCTCGAGCGAGCAGCGGCAGCGCTGGTTCGCGGAGGGCTACGCCAATGGACTCGAGGCGTGCGGGCAGGTCTTCACGCTGCCCGCCGACCAGCTCGACCCGTAG
- the pip gene encoding prolyl aminopeptidase: protein MMTNTEGLYPAIEPYDTGELLVGDGHRVYWEVSGNPDGKPVVFLHGGPGSGTSPWQRRFFDPDAYRIVLLDQRGCGRSTPSASEPDADLRHVTTAHLIADLELLRKNLGIPRWQVFGGSWGSALALAYAQAHPEVVTELVLRGIFTLRRAELEWFYEGGAAALFPDLWERFIAPIPVLERSRLIEAYHRRLFDPDPAVHVPAAIAWSTWEAATVTLRPDPEQIAAMSDPRRATAFARIENHFFVHGGWWDEGQLIAGVDAIRHIPAVIVQGRHDVATPMMTAWDLHRAWPEAQFVVIDDAGHAATEPGISAALRAATDRFRAEA, encoded by the coding sequence ATGATGACGAACACCGAGGGACTCTATCCCGCGATCGAGCCGTACGACACGGGCGAGCTGCTCGTCGGCGACGGCCACCGCGTGTACTGGGAGGTCAGCGGCAACCCCGACGGCAAGCCGGTGGTCTTCCTGCACGGCGGCCCCGGCAGTGGCACGTCGCCGTGGCAGCGCCGGTTCTTCGACCCCGACGCCTACCGCATCGTGCTGCTCGACCAGCGCGGGTGCGGACGCAGCACCCCGTCGGCGAGCGAGCCCGACGCCGATCTGCGGCACGTCACGACGGCCCACCTGATCGCCGACCTCGAGCTGCTGCGCAAGAACCTCGGCATCCCGCGGTGGCAGGTGTTCGGGGGCTCGTGGGGCAGCGCCCTCGCCCTCGCCTACGCCCAGGCGCATCCGGAGGTGGTGACCGAGCTCGTCCTGCGCGGCATCTTCACCCTGCGCCGCGCCGAGCTCGAGTGGTTCTACGAGGGCGGGGCTGCGGCGCTCTTCCCCGACCTGTGGGAGCGGTTCATCGCCCCGATCCCGGTGCTGGAGCGCTCGCGGCTCATCGAGGCGTACCACCGGCGGCTGTTCGACCCCGACCCCGCGGTGCACGTGCCCGCCGCGATCGCGTGGTCGACCTGGGAGGCCGCGACCGTGACGCTGCGCCCCGACCCCGAGCAGATCGCGGCGATGTCGGATCCGCGCCGGGCGACCGCGTTCGCGCGCATCGAGAACCACTTCTTCGTGCACGGCGGCTGGTGGGACGAGGGACAGCTGATCGCGGGCGTCGACGCGATCCGGCACATCCCGGCCGTGATCGTGCAGGGTCGGCACGACGTCGCGACGCCCATGATGACCGCGTGGGATCTGCACCGCGCGTGGCCGGAGGCCCAGTTCGTGGTGATCGACGATGCGGGTCACGCGGCCACGGAGCCCGGCATCAGCGCCGCGCTCCGCGCCGCGACCGACCGGTTCCGCGCGGAGGCCTGA
- a CDS encoding aldehyde dehydrogenase family protein, whose protein sequence is MTPARTTTPDSDATAATAPASPPLGEGEQERFDTAIEELHTGTQLWAALTIAQRATLLRQVRTSVAATAEDWARTAAASKGLDARHPLRGEEWLSGPYSVLGALDASIATLTRLADGRNPLDGVKVDRAPGGRARVHAFPLTGIDRFLLSGFTGEVWLRPGTTPNAARARAGLAQRTPARSGGVGLVLGAGNVTSIPVLDVLYELLAHNRTALLKVNPTQDPLVPVYKRALAPLIEPGFLRIMRGGPAAGAYLTQHPGIAHVHITGSAATFDTIVWGPSSGEGAAATKRRRRENRPLLKKPITAELGGVSPIIVVPGPWTDADIAYQAEHIATMRLQNSGHNCIAGQVVILSADWDRADAFRAALRRAYANAPERPTWYPGSASRMQTAADAYPEALVLGDRLLVEVDGDDDATALENTEYFAPVLGVVSLPGTGQAFLDAAVAHSNEKLQGTLGANLLIDPATEKALGSGFDRALTALHYGSIAINGWTAFGFITPTLTWGAFPGSTIDDVGSGIGVVHNALLLDDVERSVLRGPFRPFPRSLPVLNGGGRLTILPKPPWFVSARTGAEVSEGLTRHRANGGVGGLLATLTKALRA, encoded by the coding sequence ATGACCCCTGCGCGCACGACAACGCCCGACTCCGACGCCACCGCCGCGACGGCCCCCGCCTCTCCCCCGCTGGGCGAGGGCGAGCAGGAGCGGTTCGACACCGCGATCGAGGAGCTGCACACCGGGACGCAGCTGTGGGCCGCGCTCACGATCGCCCAGCGCGCGACGCTGCTGCGACAGGTGCGCACGAGCGTCGCCGCGACCGCGGAGGACTGGGCGCGCACCGCCGCCGCCTCCAAGGGCCTCGACGCCCGGCACCCGCTGCGCGGCGAGGAGTGGCTCAGCGGTCCGTACAGCGTGCTCGGCGCGCTCGACGCCTCCATCGCCACGCTGACCCGCCTGGCCGATGGACGCAACCCGCTCGACGGCGTGAAGGTCGACCGCGCGCCGGGCGGACGCGCTCGCGTGCACGCGTTCCCGCTCACGGGGATCGACCGCTTCCTGCTGTCGGGCTTCACCGGCGAGGTGTGGCTGCGGCCGGGCACAACGCCGAACGCCGCGCGGGCCAGGGCGGGACTGGCGCAGCGCACGCCGGCGCGGTCCGGCGGCGTGGGGCTCGTGCTCGGCGCCGGCAACGTGACCTCGATCCCCGTGCTCGACGTGCTGTACGAGCTGCTGGCGCACAACCGCACGGCGCTGCTCAAGGTCAATCCCACGCAGGACCCGCTGGTGCCGGTGTACAAGCGCGCGCTCGCCCCGCTGATCGAGCCCGGCTTCCTGCGGATCATGCGCGGCGGCCCGGCGGCGGGCGCCTACCTCACGCAGCACCCCGGGATCGCGCACGTGCACATCACCGGATCGGCCGCGACCTTCGACACGATCGTGTGGGGCCCCTCCTCGGGCGAGGGCGCCGCGGCGACGAAGCGGCGGCGGCGTGAGAACCGCCCGCTGCTGAAGAAGCCCATCACGGCCGAGCTCGGCGGCGTCTCCCCCATCATCGTGGTGCCGGGCCCGTGGACCGATGCCGACATCGCGTATCAGGCCGAGCACATCGCCACCATGCGGCTGCAGAACAGCGGGCACAACTGCATCGCCGGTCAGGTCGTGATCCTGTCCGCGGACTGGGACCGCGCCGACGCGTTCCGTGCCGCCCTGCGCCGCGCGTACGCCAACGCACCGGAACGCCCGACCTGGTACCCGGGTTCGGCGTCGCGGATGCAGACCGCCGCCGACGCCTACCCCGAGGCGCTCGTGCTCGGCGACCGCCTGCTCGTCGAGGTGGACGGCGACGACGACGCCACGGCGCTGGAGAACACCGAGTACTTCGCCCCCGTGCTGGGCGTGGTGAGCCTGCCGGGCACGGGACAGGCGTTCCTGGACGCGGCGGTCGCGCACTCCAACGAGAAGCTGCAGGGCACGCTCGGCGCCAATCTGCTGATCGACCCGGCGACCGAGAAGGCGCTCGGCAGTGGGTTCGACCGGGCGCTCACCGCGCTGCACTACGGCTCGATCGCGATCAACGGCTGGACGGCGTTCGGCTTCATCACGCCGACCCTCACGTGGGGTGCGTTCCCCGGCAGCACGATCGACGACGTGGGCAGCGGCATCGGCGTGGTGCACAACGCGCTGCTGCTCGACGACGTGGAGCGCTCGGTGCTGCGCGGCCCGTTCCGCCCGTTCCCCCGCTCCCTGCCGGTCCTGAACGGTGGCGGACGGCTGACCATCCTCCCGAAGCCGCCGTGGTTCGTGTCGGCCCGCACGGGCGCGGAGGTCAGCGAGGGTCTCACCCGGCATCGCGCGAACGGCGGTGTCGGCGGGCTGCTGGCGACGCTGACGAAGGCCCTGCGCGCCTGA
- a CDS encoding MFS transporter: MSTEARPDRDPARLSPRTIALYAVGSVGTGGYATLPGLVLTYFLTDNLGVAALAAGLIVTLAKVWDVLIDPLIGAASDRQLARTGSRRGFMVVGAVTLPVFFALTFAVPPAWGPVAGALCVLLAFLATATAFSLFQVPYVALPAELTSGYDERTRLLGWRVVVLTAAILLFGAGGPALRTAAPDPVAGYLLMGVAAGLAIGVGMLIAARTAAAAGDDPARPRDPAASSAWREQYLSGFRALRRSQPFRALLATFLLQALATGTMLAGAQYVATWVLRSEDAVTLVFVALVGPALLATPAWTVVARRLGKERAFAIASCPFLLAALSLVAAVWSPGGWMYAAVAVAGIAYAGLQSLPMAMLPDVISHDERSSRPGQAGTFTGIWTAGETVGFALGATAVSLTLAATGYVSTVAGEAVVQPPAAITGIVLSFSMLPAALMAASLATLRRYRLRREDIEALQTTDA; the protein is encoded by the coding sequence ATGAGCACCGAGGCTCGACCCGACCGCGACCCCGCCCGGCTGTCCCCCCGCACGATCGCGCTGTACGCCGTGGGCTCCGTCGGCACCGGCGGCTACGCGACGCTTCCCGGCCTGGTGCTGACCTACTTCCTCACCGACAACCTCGGCGTCGCCGCCCTCGCGGCCGGCCTGATCGTCACGCTCGCGAAGGTGTGGGACGTGCTGATCGATCCGCTGATCGGTGCCGCGTCCGACCGGCAACTCGCCCGCACCGGCTCTCGCCGCGGGTTCATGGTGGTCGGCGCCGTCACGCTCCCGGTGTTCTTCGCCCTCACCTTCGCGGTGCCGCCCGCCTGGGGTCCCGTGGCCGGGGCGCTCTGCGTGCTCCTGGCCTTCCTCGCGACGGCGACCGCGTTCAGCCTGTTCCAGGTGCCCTACGTCGCGCTGCCCGCCGAGCTGACGTCCGGCTACGACGAGCGCACGCGACTGCTGGGCTGGCGCGTGGTGGTGCTGACGGCCGCGATCCTGCTGTTCGGTGCCGGTGGTCCTGCACTCCGGACGGCCGCGCCCGACCCGGTCGCCGGGTATCTGCTGATGGGCGTCGCGGCGGGACTCGCGATCGGCGTCGGCATGCTCATCGCCGCGCGCACCGCCGCCGCGGCCGGCGACGACCCCGCACGGCCGCGGGACCCCGCGGCATCGTCGGCGTGGCGGGAGCAGTACCTGTCTGGGTTCCGGGCGCTGCGCCGCAGTCAGCCGTTCCGCGCGCTGCTCGCCACGTTCCTGCTGCAGGCGCTCGCGACCGGCACGATGCTGGCCGGGGCCCAATACGTGGCGACGTGGGTCCTGCGCTCGGAGGACGCGGTCACTCTCGTGTTCGTCGCCCTGGTCGGCCCGGCACTGCTGGCGACGCCCGCGTGGACGGTGGTCGCGCGGCGCCTCGGCAAGGAGCGGGCTTTCGCGATCGCCAGCTGCCCGTTCCTGCTGGCCGCGCTCTCCCTCGTCGCCGCGGTGTGGTCGCCCGGCGGGTGGATGTACGCCGCGGTCGCCGTGGCAGGCATCGCGTACGCGGGCCTGCAGTCGCTGCCGATGGCGATGCTGCCCGACGTGATCTCGCACGACGAGCGGTCGAGCCGCCCCGGACAGGCCGGCACGTTCACCGGCATCTGGACCGCGGGCGAGACGGTGGGCTTCGCGCTCGGAGCCACCGCCGTCTCGCTCACTCTGGCCGCGACGGGCTACGTCTCGACCGTCGCCGGGGAGGCGGTCGTGCAGCCGCCCGCCGCGATCACCGGCATCGTGCTGAGCTTCAGCATGCTGCCCGCCGCACTCATGGCCGCGAGCCTGGCGACCCTCCGGCGCTACCGGCTGCGCCGGGAGGACATCGAGGCGCTGCAGACCACCGACGCCTAA
- a CDS encoding glutaredoxin family protein, which produces MTSPVSDTITMFGADWCRDCIRTKKQLDELGVAYTYVDLVADPAAADIAKDISGRTNIPVVVYPDSTHHVEPSNADVESKLRELSLI; this is translated from the coding sequence ATGACCTCACCCGTCTCCGACACCATCACCATGTTCGGCGCCGACTGGTGCCGCGACTGCATCCGCACCAAGAAGCAGCTCGACGAGCTGGGCGTCGCGTACACGTACGTCGACCTGGTCGCCGACCCCGCCGCCGCTGACATCGCGAAGGACATATCCGGTCGCACCAACATCCCCGTCGTGGTGTACCCCGACTCGACCCACCACGTCGAGCCGTCGAACGCCGACGTGGAGTCGAAGCTGCGCGAACTCTCGCTCATCTGA
- a CDS encoding alpha/beta fold hydrolase, whose translation MTDGELFPGFTEEVVRTGASDVFVRHGGSGPPVVLLHGHPRTSATWHRVAPLLVEQGFTVICPDLRGYGRSRGPAPTPDHSAHSKRAVAEDVRGVARHLGHERFHLAGHDRGSYVALRLALDSPEAVERVALLDCLPLTEHLRRADARFATRWWHWFFFAQPDIPERVIGADPEAWYAPKADPETMGAANHAELVRAVHDPSVVRAMLEDYRAGLTIDRAHEEADAAAGRRLRMPALVLWSTRDDLEDLYGDPVRIWRDWADDVRGHGIESGHHMAEEAPAPLAAALAAFFGATPAART comes from the coding sequence ATGACGGACGGCGAGCTGTTCCCGGGGTTCACGGAGGAGGTCGTGCGCACCGGCGCCTCCGACGTCTTCGTGCGGCACGGCGGCTCCGGGCCGCCCGTCGTCCTGCTGCACGGTCACCCGCGGACCTCCGCCACCTGGCATCGCGTGGCCCCGCTCCTGGTCGAGCAGGGGTTCACCGTGATCTGCCCCGACCTGCGCGGTTACGGTCGCTCGCGCGGACCCGCGCCCACGCCCGACCACTCCGCCCACTCGAAGCGGGCGGTGGCGGAGGACGTCCGCGGCGTCGCACGCCACCTCGGCCACGAGCGCTTCCACCTCGCGGGGCACGACCGGGGCAGCTACGTCGCGCTGCGTCTCGCCCTCGACTCCCCGGAGGCGGTCGAACGCGTCGCGCTGCTGGACTGCCTCCCGCTCACGGAGCACCTCCGGCGCGCCGACGCCCGCTTCGCGACGCGGTGGTGGCACTGGTTCTTCTTCGCGCAGCCCGACATCCCCGAGCGCGTGATCGGGGCCGACCCGGAGGCGTGGTACGCGCCCAAGGCGGATCCGGAGACCATGGGCGCCGCGAATCATGCGGAACTCGTCCGCGCCGTGCACGACCCGTCCGTCGTGCGCGCGATGCTCGAGGACTACCGAGCCGGCCTCACGATCGACCGCGCGCACGAGGAGGCGGACGCCGCCGCGGGGCGCCGCCTGCGGATGCCCGCGCTCGTGCTGTGGTCGACGCGCGACGACCTGGAGGACCTCTACGGCGACCCGGTCCGCATCTGGCGGGACTGGGCCGACGACGTGCGCGGGCACGGCATCGAGAGCGGCCACCACATGGCGGAGGAGGCCCCGGCACCCCTCGCCGCGGCGCTGGCCGCCTTCTTCGGCGCCACCCCCGCGGCGCGGACGTAG
- a CDS encoding cation transporter — MTTTGQFGRTTLPDEQQRAIRKAVRWEVFTIVYTSVTIAVIALVVGESQAMRTAWIEDMLSLIPQVAFLTALLFVRRRPTRKHPYGLHRAMGVGHLVAGVALLAVGLNLAIEAVTGLISGEHPTIGTVQLFGQTIWLGWLMVAVMVVVIVGPVFFYGPAKSKLAPVLHNKLLYADADMAKADWQTTVASIVGVLGVGIGIWWLDGAAALFISLGIIWDGFRNTRTAIVDLMDQRARTYDSKNPHPLAGDIVSYLRSRPWVAEAAVRMRDQGQVFHIEAFVVPRRGKVTTHDLSAAAAGITDLDWKVQDVVIAPVEKLPDEADPGR, encoded by the coding sequence ATGACGACGACCGGGCAGTTCGGACGGACGACCCTCCCGGACGAGCAGCAGCGCGCGATCCGGAAGGCGGTGCGGTGGGAGGTCTTCACGATCGTCTACACCTCGGTGACGATCGCCGTGATCGCCCTCGTGGTGGGCGAGTCGCAGGCCATGCGCACCGCGTGGATCGAGGACATGCTCTCCCTCATCCCGCAGGTGGCGTTCCTCACCGCGCTGCTCTTCGTGCGCCGCCGCCCCACGCGGAAGCACCCGTACGGGCTGCACAGGGCGATGGGCGTCGGTCACCTCGTCGCGGGTGTCGCCCTCCTCGCCGTGGGCCTCAACCTGGCCATCGAGGCGGTCACGGGCCTCATCTCCGGCGAGCACCCCACCATCGGCACGGTGCAGCTGTTCGGGCAGACCATCTGGCTGGGCTGGCTGATGGTCGCGGTCATGGTCGTCGTGATCGTCGGACCCGTGTTCTTCTACGGACCGGCGAAGTCGAAGCTGGCACCCGTGCTGCACAACAAGCTGCTCTACGCCGACGCCGACATGGCGAAGGCCGACTGGCAGACGACGGTCGCCTCGATCGTCGGCGTGCTGGGGGTGGGCATCGGCATCTGGTGGCTGGACGGCGCTGCCGCCCTGTTCATCTCGCTCGGCATCATCTGGGACGGCTTCCGCAACACCAGGACCGCGATCGTGGATCTGATGGACCAGCGCGCCCGCACGTACGACAGCAAGAACCCGCACCCGCTCGCGGGCGACATCGTGTCGTATCTGCGCAGTCGTCCGTGGGTCGCCGAAGCCGCCGTGCGCATGCGCGATCAGGGTCAGGTGTTCCACATCGAGGCCTTCGTCGTGCCGCGCCGGGGCAAGGTCACCACGCACGACCTGTCCGCCGCGGCCGCCGGCATCACCGATCTCGACTGGAAGGTGCAGGACGTCGTGATCGCCCCGGTGGAGAAGCTGCCGGACGAGGCGGACCCCGGGCGATGA
- a CDS encoding SIP domain-containing protein has product MSSACEHRDDPDWDDLVGVVLVAGDAADAGVIAGIAARLPGDAQGVILLEAAAHLPRRHIDAPAGVSVRWLVRDEGIRAHARGERLASAVHAWCVEWTCTEPPEHWTVWLGPHTPPHVARMARSLLGVAN; this is encoded by the coding sequence ATGAGCAGCGCGTGCGAGCACCGGGACGACCCCGACTGGGACGACCTCGTGGGGGTGGTGCTCGTGGCCGGCGATGCGGCGGACGCGGGCGTCATCGCCGGGATCGCGGCGCGGCTGCCGGGGGACGCGCAGGGCGTCATCCTGCTGGAGGCCGCCGCTCATCTTCCGCGCCGGCACATCGATGCCCCCGCCGGTGTCTCCGTGCGCTGGCTCGTCCGCGACGAGGGGATCAGGGCTCATGCGCGCGGCGAGCGGCTGGCGAGTGCCGTGCATGCGTGGTGCGTCGAGTGGACCTGCACGGAGCCGCCCGAGCACTGGACGGTCTGGCTCGGTCCGCACACCCCGCCGCACGTGGCCCGGATGGCACGCAGCCTGCTCGGCGTCGCGAACTGA